The DNA region GATTTCAGATATTTTAATAGTTATGCTTCAGAGACAATAAAATGTTGTGGAATGTTTTGAAGAAAATAtgtaatgagagagaaagagagagagagggagggagagacacagacagagacagacagacagacacacacacacacagatgttggAAAAGATAATGTTAACCATCATGGACTATTTCAGCTTTCTTTGTTAGATAGCTCTTCACAGGTTTCATTGCAAGGTATGTGGGAAGTCCTATAAAGTTTGAGCGTGGAACTAGAGGAAAAGAGGCTATTGAAGTGTGAAAATTCAACCAGATAGGGAAAGCTGATTATTTTGAGAAAGGTGAGGAATTGATCTCAAGATGAAATTACACTCCTAGGGCTGTAATAGTGTAGAACTCCAGGAACAGGACTATAAACTTGAGTATTGATCACAATCATGTCGATTCTTTCCTACACAGcttggatttttttctaaaatatagacAATGTATGCTGTTGACATTAATGGCTATAGGAAGATATACTGTACATTTATAAAAAATGTCCGCTGGGCATAATAAACCTAGTCAGTTTTCATTTTAGGACTGCTAtttaaggcaagaaaaaaatataattcacTTTGTATTTCACTGAACTTTTATGTAACAATCATTTTTACTATTAGTagcacatatatgaaaaaaggaaaaggtggtCTGAAAGAAGTACAGCTTGTCAAACCAAATTGGAGGGATTATAAAGAGGGAAGGTACAGGAAAATCATTAAAATCTTTAAAGATCTTTCAAGAATTATGCTCTGGCTCATAAAACTAGTTTCATTCATAAAGGCCTGGTAGTTTTCTGATTTAAGGAAAATATTTGTCAGTTTTATCTTCAAGAACGTGGTTGGGGGAAGTGACATTTTACTTCTAGTTCATATTTGTTCACTCTCTGGACATAAGAATTTGAGAGCCATTGAGTAATTCTTTCTCAAACAACAAACAAAGGAAATGATATTTCTTAGGAAAACCTATGCAGTTTCCTgtttaagaaatgttaaataaTATACACTCGCTAATAGAggttaattttgaaaaaaataaatgcacttaAATCATGATCACCAAAATCATCTTTAGATATCCAAGTGATAAACAGATAACCTTATAATTATTATGCCATTCTTTCAGCTTTAATAATATAATTACTTTGATGgactttatatatatgtatatagtaccatatataaatgtatatatatatgtatatagtgctATATATAGTAcctcccgggacttgaactcagggcctgagcactctccttgtgctttcttgctcaagggtagcactccaccacctgaacaacagcttcatttccagcttttatgtgtgcttaattggagataatggtctcatggactttccttcctatatttggcttcaaaccaccatcatcagatctcagcatcctgtgtagctagtattacGGGTTTGAGACATAAGTGCTTGGgctaacttatttttttattaattgttttAGTTCCTATAGAATGAAATGCACAGGTATGTTTTGACTACAGCCATTTACACTTACGCATTCTATAACTGCAATGCAAAAATGAACTCATTTAGCTCAATAAatgtagttatatttttaaaaatctcaagcaCTATAGAATTTTATGTTCCTGAGAAACTGCGTCAGTAGTGTTTGGGGAATGAAATGCTAACTCAGCGTGAAGATGTGGTGCTTGAATCATCTTAACAAAAACAAGAATCCTTGCTTTAACCACTAATCAGTAGAAATTTGCTGTTGATTGGCCATAACAGCATAATCATTTCATATGCTGGTGctggattatttttgtttctgtttttgttctcacaGTTTAAGccagctggcctagaactcattttctcctactccaGCCTCTgaattgctgagattacaggcataagccaccacaccTGATTTTGGTACCAGGTCTTTTATACCTTTTTTGTCTGAGTcctagggacttgaactcagggcacggacaccatattttcatcttttttgttccacttctggctttttgatggttaactgtagataagtaTCTCAAGGaccttcctccccaggctggtgttgaacctctatcctcagacctaagcctcctgtgtagctagaattacaggtgtaagccactgtaaCCCAGCTCTTTTATACTTTTTTATACTTcgatactggtcctggggcttgaactccaggcctgggagctctcctgagcttttgtgctcaagactagcactgtacccctTGAGGCACAGTTCTCTTTCCAGCTTtgtagtgtttaattggagatcagagtctcacggactttcttgctctggctggcttcaaattgtgaccaCCTACACCCCACCATACACCACCACCCATGCCTGTGGTGTTAAGAAGGGGAGGGTTAATTTGGTATTTCCCAGAGGCCCATGATTTCCCTTCTTCCCCACTCACCCAGACTGGAGACCATGAAATACAAGAGGATGGCACATGGATGTGGAGAGACTCTTGGATATCTGTGAGactgctttcattctttctttttcttttccctcccaatcCCCTGCTTTCATTCTTTATAGGAGAGCGATTTTCATACACAAAACGAAACTGATCTTGCTCCAAAACAAATTTATTGCAAACATTAGTCTCACAGAAGACCTGGTGAATATACCACCAAGCAATAGGATTGGCTGGCCTGGTGGCCTAGGGAAAGACCTGGTGGTCTTAGGACAGTCCCAGTTCAGTTCTTCTGGATTCTGTTGTGAAGGGCAAACTTGATAAACAGGTATTCGGTTAAGGTGTCTTCTATTGACCACATATCCCTCATGTTGGTAAGAAAACGACTGATCTTGGTCAGGGTTTCCAGTTGGCGGTGCAGACAATGATCCTTCAGGAAATTTCCGAGTTGTAGGTCTCCCTTGCTGATGGCTAGTTGGTACAAATTCAGGAGGCTCTCTGTGATGATGACTTCTAAGTGAAAGGCACATTCTAATGTCTGGAAGGCGTCTTGCCAGTAGTCGCCATCGGGCTTGGTGATCTCTCTCGTAGTGATGCGGCCACCACGATTATTTAGCATCTGCAGGAGTATTTCGGCACTCACCTTCCATTCATGCGATCGGCCCAGGAAGAAAGATGTAAAATGTTG from Perognathus longimembris pacificus isolate PPM17 chromosome 28, ASM2315922v1, whole genome shotgun sequence includes:
- the LOC125343200 gene encoding ferritin heavy polypeptide-like 17 translates to MGNCLSDVSVVIDSYRLTSEQLLVYLVGELDLYNLGWTLPYRYFCVCLPPTTATSATMFHNYHPDCQRAVNNQIQLQLYASYIYLSMAFYCSREDVAMQHFTSFFLGRSHEWKVSAEILLQMLNNRGGRITTREITKPDGDYWQDAFQTLECAFHLEVIITESLLNLYQLAISKGDLQLGNFLKDHCLHRQLETLTKISRFLTNMRDMWSIEDTLTEYLFIKFALHNRIQKN